From the genome of Tripterygium wilfordii isolate XIE 37 chromosome 6, ASM1340144v1, whole genome shotgun sequence:
GCCCTTGGGCCAGGTGGCAAGGAATCCCTGCCCTTGGGCCAGGTGGCAAGGAGCTTGACTACTTAAACCAGCTGTCCTTTTCAACTGGTTAAAATCATAGATTGCTCTTTAGATGCGAGTCTTTCTTTGTTAGTTAGAATATCATGAGCAACTTCAAAATACTGGATAGAGCATCATATAGTTTGCATAGACATTGTACCATTGCCTCAGTGGCTCAGATTTTTGATATGTCTCAATAAGTCTCATTGATGAAACTGGACCATGCATGTTATGCCTACTTATATAAGTAAATAGGGGATGTGCTTCTCAGTTTATGGTAAGACATTATTTTTGTTGTGGATGCAATTATTTTCTTGTGGCCTTGCAACATGCACCTATTATTTCCtttctcctcattttttttttccatctttaGAGTATTGttcatgaaatgaaaaatacgCAGAATTACTGCATTAGGTAGGATGACACTAATCTACTCGAGATAAAAAATTTCAACTTCGGAATCCTCAAAATTTGGAGTAGAAATTAACAGACCAGAAGAATGATGGAATGAAAAGGGAGAATCTCTAAATGTTGCAACTTACAAGTAACTAAGTGGCAACCCTTTGTCTAGAGatgaagtttgtttttttttattatactaACCTGGACCTGTTACGTGGCATGATTTGTTTGTCATTCTTAACGTGGCTTTTGTTCTCACCATGTTGACTTAAAACTCGTGTTGTTTGTCTTGCAGGTTTTGGTTATTGGCGGAGGTGATGGCGGGGTTTTGCGCGAAGTGTCTCGCCATGTTTCTGTTGAACATATCGATATTTGCGAAATTGATAAGATGGTTGTTGATGTgagtaataaactaataatcatggtttttcaagccggttgatTGGATATACATGTCTATGTTTATATTCTGAGTCTAAAGTCTGCAGCTGTTTGCTCTTTTTACACTGACATGAATTGTCTTCTTGATTCAATAAGGTACTGTTGCGCGTCCTTATTTATTTGTCCTCAAGAATCTTAGATTTCCTAATGCTGGGATTCTGTTTACATTCCCTAGGTTTCTAAGGAGTTCTTTCCTCAAATAGCAGTTGGCTATGAGGATCCTCGTGTAACACTTCATATTGGTGATGGTATGATCAGCTGCTGCTATTAATCTTCCTCTTCGTCTCATTGAGATTTACTCTAATTTAGTGTGCGTCTTTTGATGTCACAGGGGTTGCATTTCTGAAAGCCGTTCCTGAAGGAACTTATGATGCAGTTATAGTTGATTCTTCTGATCCCATAGGTAACAATGTCTATGGAACTGTAAGGTCTCCTCTGGGATCCTAGAGAATATAAtctgaattttaattttttgatgttTGATCAGGTCCTGCACAAGAGCTATTTGAGAAGCCCTTTTTTGAGTCGGTGGCAAAGGCTCTTCGTCCAGGAGGAGTTGTGTGCACTCAGGCTGAAAGTATATGGCTTCACATGCACATCATCGAGGACATTGTAGCTAATTGTCGCCAGGTCTTCAAAGGTTCTGTGAACTATGCATGGACTACGGTCCCTACATACCCAAGGCATGTTCTTGAACTATTTCATCTGAATCAATTTGTTTGCTTGTGTTTGTATTTCAGCAAGTGTGTTACTTTGGCTGATAATGAAGACCCCTTTTTACTTTGCATTATAAAGGTTGATTGGCCTTTATACTGATCACCGAAGCCTCAACGCTTCTCAAGTGCCTTGCAGAATTATGGATTTTGTTTGTCCTTGTTTCTTTGTGTTCCAAGTCAGCTACTTGAAATACAAGACCTGAGTTCCTAATCCTTGTCTGCATCGGGGATTGGTTCCTGACTTCATGTAGATGTTATGTATGTTTGGGTATGCTACTATGCTAGGCAGCTAGTTAGTACCTAGGGTATGCATGGGTGAGTTGCCCTGGGTAACAAAATGCATGAACATTTGCCTACCCTaatagttttcttctttttattttgtttcagtGGGGTGATTGGCTTTATGCTTTGCTCAACCGAGGGACCCCTGGTCGATTTCAAGCATCCGGTAAATCCTATAGATGCTACTGACAGTTGCAACAAATTAAAGCCCTTGAAATTTTACAACTCAGAGGTGCCATTTTTCTCCAATTGGGTTTCACTTCTTCACTCTCATATTACACTGTATATGACACTTGTACatgattattaattaattatgtttcACTTAAAACTCCCTTTTCCCGCTTTTATTTTACATGTATTCTTGTGACATTCTTCTTTTTGTTAATTTCAGATTCATTCAGCAGCTTTCTGCTTACCTACTTTTGCGAAGAGGGTCATTGATGCGAAGAAATGAGTTAAAATTTTGAAGTGTTGGAGCAGAGTCGAGGCTGTTGTAGAGTATCCGTCCTCAATAGTCAATCCACTGCTTAAAACTTCTAACATAAATGGCTTGCATGGCCGTTGATTTCAATTTATGAGGTCGATGCAATTTCTTGTGGATTTTTTCCCTACTTAAAAACTACGAACGCAGAAGCTATATTTGGTTTTAGTTTATTCAACTTGCTGTTTTTCACAATGTTTACGGAGGCCATGAGTAattttatctatatttttaaagatATTCATTTGATCATTTGAGCATATGCATAACTGGGGCTGGAAGTGCAACCAAAGAGGGCCCTTGTTGAGTTgaattgatttgattttcaattCTCCAGCTTACCTAGACTGATGAACATTTAGATTTAGTCCATCATCAGAAGTGATGAATCTGCATTCATATTCTGGGGAGAAACTTATCTGTTTGTTGAAACAATGGAGCACTAATATATGTAACCATGTGTTCTAAGTACAATCTCTCAATTCCTtcattaaaagtaaaaaaagtttCATATTCTATGAGAAGGAATTAGTTCTCTCTAATTCTGGTCAAGCTTGCATTGCAATATTTTCCATCCTCTCTTCTGAAAGAGGAACTCAAATTCACCATTAGTATCTGAAAAAAGAGGGAGAATAACAAAAGAAACAACACTTCATCTACAAAAGCCATATACTCATACATCTGGTATTACCAAAAATGTCATCAGTTCTACAATTCTAAATGTTTCAATAATTATCAGATAGATTACACGATGGCCTTGTTCATCGGTTCAATCTTCTCAAGGAATTGGATATATAACTACCTTTCCAGTAGCTCGATTGGTCTCAATGTAAGAGAAAGCTTCAGGCACCTGAGAAAATGGGAACTGCCCCTTTGGATCGATGACTGGCTTTATTTTCCCATTCTCCAAATATGGGTTTATTTTCTTCAAGATATCTCCATTGGAAGTGACCACAAATCTGAATCCAGGGGGCGTGACAGCACCGGTTAAAGCCACGACACTGCCCCCGTCTTTAATGGCCTTCACTGCCCTATCGCATTGCCCTGTTAGTTATGTACAGGTCAAATATTCAGGTTTTTATCGAAAATCAGTCTTCATGTGAACTGAAAAACTAGAAGATTATTGACAAAAGGtctagctttgagaaagaaaacttTAATTCTAAGCCTAACCCTGGTTTTAGCAGCTATGAGCAcctgttttcaaaattttgtatgAACTAATTCCCGTACTCAAAATCCTTTCCGTCCAAATATGCATGAAAAGGAAATACAAACGTTTATGCGCTATCCAAGATGAGATGAGAGAAAGAACTTTACCAATAGCATCATACACCACATCAAATTTCTCAGGCAAATCTTCAAAGTTCTCCTTGGTGTAGTCAATGGCCAAATCGGCACCCAAGCTCTTCAACAACTCCAATTTTCCTGTGCTTGAAGTAGCCGCCACTTTTGAAGCACCAAATACATGTTTTGCTAGCTGCACCAACCAAGAAACAAAAAGAcataagaaaagaaagtagaGGATTCATACATAATAAGTTCCAGTGTTGCATTCAAAAACTCAATTGACGGCCACAGCATAGAATTTACAGATGGAAACGAGTAATGTACCTGAATAACCAAGCTTCCAACTCCACCAGAGCCATTCAAAACTAGAATAGATTTGCCGGCAGAAAATCCAGTCCTTTCAAGACCTTCATAGGCTGTTTCAATAGCTAGAGGAAGCCCGGCAGCCTGAACAAAATCCAAATTCTTAGGCTTCAGCGCCAACAACTTCTCTTCCACGGCGGTGAACTCCGCTAAAGAGCCAAACTGTTTAGGGCCTTCCAAAGCCTTTTCGTTAATATCCCCATAGACTTCATCCCCCTCCTTCAGATCCTTCACTTGGCTTCCAACTTTCACCACAACTCCAGCAACATCATAGCCCGGCACCGTCTATACCCCACATTAAAACAAACTTTCTATTAGTAATCAGCTACTAGCAAGCACTAAAGGAAGAATTGAGTAACAAATAGAGCACCCCCATTTTCATGATTATCAACTTACATCATCTAAATTGCACCATAATTATTGTTCTTCTTGCTTTCAAATTCACTATAAATTCTGACAGACCATTATAAATATACACAGATTTATGGGTTCTCTATAAAAACTTGTTACTCTAGCAGAGAGAGCTACTTGGATAATAGTTACAAGGATCTCCAGATATTGCAAAACCATGAGTGTAAGATAATCAACAATAATATATCACGACATTGAAGTCAAGAGAACTAATTCATCTTATATATTACCCAGTAACATCCCTAATATTGTAGAATCTACTATATTTGTACCTCATGAAGACCAATAGAAACATCAAATGTTAATGAATGTATCAATCCTAAATTCTCAACACATAGGACAGATACAACAATGTCCAatagaaaaaaactaaaaactttCTTGGCATCCAAACAGACCCAACGGAGAAATTTAAAAAGAGAATTACCGGAAGTGGAGAATCAGTGGCTTTGAACTTCCCCTGCCTTCTCTTGGCATCAACAGGATTAAGCGCAGCAGCAACAACCTTAATCAAGACCTGGTCCTCTTTCACTTGAGGGACTGAAACTGAAGAATCAAACTTCAACACATCCACACCTCCATATTCTCCATAAACCCATGCCTTCATCTCATAAGGTAAGGAGGCCACTTTGGATGTCTCAGTGGAGGAGGAGGCAGGGGCAGCTTGGGAATTTGCAGAGACTCTGAGATGAGGACTgtgagaggaggaggaggaggaggaggaggaagaagtttGCTTGAGAGTTGAAATGGGTTTCCTTTGGTTTCCAAGGAAAGTGAGGGAAAATTTTCTTGGTGGGAATGTGGAGGGGAGAGTGTGAGATGTAATGAGGTGAGAAGCTGTGGTTGCTGTGAGAGTGGCTTCCATTAAACCAAGCTAAACTGCCTCTCTTTCACAATTTTAGCTCCCTAGTTTCTCTGCTTTATAAACTGTCACAGCCTGTAAGGTGGTGTTTTGTTGGATTTGATAATAATTTTGGTATAGTGGGCTCGTAATCGACACGTGGACAGCCATAGGCCACCAATTCTACAGCCCCCGTCCTCCAGAGATTtctgattcattttttttctcaagaaaatcatttttttaagCACATTATGATCTTAAGTCTTAACTAAAATTTGAATAAATGTTACTTTCGGTCACTGATACATATATTGTATTACAACTTACAACTCAATCCATAACGTTCCAAACGTTTCAAATTGACCATTGATTTTACTAGGTAGTTTCACAGTTagcttttttgattttttatgctaTTTCAGCATTTTAACTGacctaattaataaaaaaaaaacctgaatgTGAAACAATTATGTAACGTTTGAAATGTAGTAACTAAGTTGTAACACAACCTATTTATCAATGACCAAAATGTACTATATATTTTCAATAgaagcttttttttctttcaaaatttgtttattgtcaataaattaaatattgatTCATGAGCGGTGCCCTTAGGGCTTGCCTAGTTTTGTAGCACACTAAAGTTTAGAATTCTTTATTGGTCAAAGCATGCTAGTCATATTTTTATTGGACGTGTGATTTGTGGGGTTATTttgtaaaaacaaaaaaaaaaatataaataataatgttttaaaaaaatcaatttaggaattttaacttcttttgcgtatattacaaatttaacaatttttaaaaaacagtTATCAATCCAAGAGTATTAATgggattaccaaaaaaaacctaaataatTGTAGAGATTCCCAATTCATTTATAAACCGTACTAAACACTCATTCGATCCTTCTCACATGAATACTTTACCTAAGTTTCCCTTATAATTTAAAGTGTGAGAAAGAAACCTCAAGAAAATGGTTTCAAAATAAAAGTAGTGGTCATATATTTATTTGACTTAATGAATGAATCTTTTCAAGACTTTAATATTCAGTGAGGGTGAATGGTAGGGTTAGAGAATTTTTACTCGCTGCTCTTTTCATGTGCAATCGTTAACATCGTTTTTCTCACCTCAGTAGGTTGACTGACCGAAATATCTCAATTCTATCCGAGTGTCTTAATTGGAACAAATTAAACTTTCGGTGATCAATTTGAAACACTTGAAAATTTGGTGGTCAAATTGGAACACTAACCATCTTTGAGTGGCAAAAATTGTATTAAACCGTGAGTTTACTAAAATCTGAAAAACGTTTAAACTATATTAACAAAGGTAAGGAATAGGATAGGGTTAAAGGAGTTTTAGACTTTGGAGTCGAACAAGTTGCTTGTTGTACGCTTGAAGGAAACCCACGTGTTCCTGAGGATCAACGGCTGTGATTCAGTTTCAGCCATCACAACCTTGCATATGTATCGCTAACTGTGACCTGAGACGGCTAAACTTTCTCAAACAGATCTCTCTGAGTGTCTCAGATCCCCAAATCTCATCGTCTCTGTAATACCAAGGTTTGTAACCTCTCTTTTGTTTCAAGCGGTTGATCTTATTTTCTCGATGCTATTAAACTGTTGATGCTAATTGTTGTAATTTGAATTAAGATTCAAGTGTTCCTGTTGTTTCTATCCGTTTTTGTGTTTCGTAATATCTGATTTCTTTTTTGGTTATCTAATGATGGTTGAAGATCCTCGTTGATATCTATCGGGTTCTATGGATTTGGTTTGTGGAATGGATTTGTTGAGTTTCTGATTAAGTTTCTTCTTGTTATCCCAAAATTTGATCTTTCATTACTCATTGTTGGGACAACTAGAAATACTATGTTAGTTTTCTGGTAGCCAGTTAAGGATCATTTTGATTCATTGCTAAACAAATGAGGCAGTGATTGGCACAGAGGTTTGGGGGGTTCGCGAGGGGAGGGTTCAGTTGGAGGTTTCGCGAACCCGTGATTGGCATTTTAAGTGAGGAACCCTTATCAACCACCAAAGTCTGAAACCCTTCAAAAAGGTTTAATTTTGGAGTTCACCCAGCAATAACACATGAAAAGACAAATATTTGCGACACCTCCCCAACCCTCCCCTCATGAAACCCTCACCCAATCAAGGTTTTGTAACTTAAAATTTTCGCCTCCCAACCCCAACGAATCATCGCCCCAATCGTAGGCTTAGTAGATTCATCTCTATCTTCCATGGAAGAAAAAAGGTTTAATGTgctggggggggggggttacTGTATCAATTTTTGCAGTATGCAAATATCTTTAAAGTTctgtttttgttgattgagtttgtGCCTTCATGGCCTGCCTTTGACTTTTCTTTTAAGTTTCAAATGCTGTTTCTTGTAGGCTTGTCTTTTTTGTAGATATGGCAGAAGCAAAGCCAGGCTTGAGGAAACCGGTGTTCACCAAGGTTGACCAGCTTCGACCTGGTACCAGTGGGCATACTCTAGTTGTGAAGGTGGTTAGCACAAAAATGGTAGTGCAGAAGGGTCGTGGTGATGGTCCGCAGTCTCGTCAAATGCGACTAGCTGAATGTTTGGTTGGAGATGAGACAGGAATGATCATCTTTACAGCTAGAAATGATCAAGGTATTTGATTTTTCTTAGACTCATTGAATGTCTATTTTCTAAATTATTATTTGTGTAGTTActtgttttcattttgtttttgttgttgtttttaatttataaacgaTGCACCTATAAATTTTGCTGTCTATCTTTTGCCTTCAGAATATAAGTACATGTGTGGATTTTCATCTCTGGGTGAACTTCATTTATATGATTGAGCAGATATTAAATggtaggagaaagaaatcttaTATCTTCAAACCTGTTAAGTAAATAGCTAATGTGCATAGACTAGCTGAGAAGGATGGGTTGATTGTTGTTTTCCTTGAGTTCATAAAATGGGAGTATTGATGGTTCTAATAGTTTGTAATTTTTGTGGCACATTAAGGTTTTTGATAACATAAGCGTAAACATTGTATTCTTTTCATATTAAATTATTCTTATTGTCTTATTATGGTCATTTTCTGAGATTCTTATTGCCTAGTTTTGCTATACAGATCATCACAATTTCGCTGATGTAGTTTCTGACTCATATCTCATTTTAATAGTATTATAAAATAGTATATTTCCTCAATATGCATTTATTTACTGGTGACTCTCTCTACATTCCAAAAGGAGAAATTACTGGTCATTTTTCTCATTTGACTGTAAGGATGGTGTATGGTTGCTCTCTAATCGGACTTGACTTTGTCTTATATATGTAATTGTTTCATTGATGATAGAGTTGCATTGGAATTTGTTTTATACAACCTTGGTTGAAGTTTTTGGTCACTGAGGATATCcaattaatctattgttttaattGTTAATGCTATCATTTACTGGATAACTATTTCTACGTAACCAATAGCTAGTGGGAGTTCAGCTTTCTTTTAAGTTCatcaaacatttttctttttttaatgcattaaTTGCATCAGCTGATGGCAGACCACTCTCCTACACATTGATGGTCATTTGAAAGTTTTTAGGTTTACTTGTTCCACTAATATCATAATTACTATCATTCAGTGGACTTGATGAAGGAGGGGTCTACTTTAACCCTTCGCAATGCAAAAATCGACATGTTCAAGAATTCGATGAGGCTTGCTGTGGACAAATGGGGCCGAGTTGAAGTTACTGAGCCGGCTAGTTTCACTGTGAAGGAAGATAACAACCTCTCGCTGATTGAATATGAACTCATAAATGTAGTTGAAGAGTAACTTTTTAGGACTTCCGTTTTCTACTAAACGGTGAGCCAAGAATAAAACGACTCTAGCAAAGAAAATTAGTATAGTCTGCGGGCATTGGATGTCCAAATGATTGTGAAAGTTATTTTATGAAAAAGATATCTGGAAGCTTGTACTTCATCCAAATAGCTACCGAGCTTGCAGCAGATTTGGAACTTTTGGTTGAACCTCCAAACTGATGGCGATGTCTGCGAATCTACGAGCAAAGGCAACTGGCTTTTGAAACTTGGTTTGCATACTACCTATTTATTTTTAAGACGGAGATGTTATTGTAATGCGAGATTATTATCCTTTAAATATTGTGAAATGTATGTTACCAGACTTTAGCATAATTGCATATGTTTCTCCCATGCGTTTTCATCTCCTTTTTAAATGGTTTCATTTTGCTTATTAACTTCTATTTTCcaccaaaataaaatttctgtGCTGCCATTTTTGTTCAAAAGTATCGTTTGCTGCATTAGTTTGGTGTTTAGGTTTAAAAGTATTGTTTGAACCTTGTATAGGAAATACTAAGTCACAGTTGTGGTGGATACCTCCATAAagaataaatcaaataaaaatcacTACGTTATATACAGAAGGTTTAGGTGATTTGGTTCACTAAACCCTTATAGGCGGAATCCAGTCAAATCTAGTTAACCAGAGAGTTTGGTTCGACATACAAACCAACCAGGTAAGTTTGTAGTCTGTTGAATATGCCCATTATAAGAGTTCTATTGGGTTTAACTATCTTGGGCTCAGGCCCGAAGCTTGATTAATATACATAAAATAGATTCGGGCCTTCGAGTCGGCGTTACATGCACTTTAGGCTAAAATAATAAGCCCAATCTCAAGTCTCTACCAAAGAAGGCCGAAAATACATACCACTACTGCGAGCAGTTTCCGGGTGGAAAAAGAATCATTGGTGGCGAAGCGGAATTCCACCCTATTATggctctgtttggcagagccgaaatcttgattttcaatattaggggaaatgctgtgaaaaatatgctgagcttaaagctgtgaaatatgctgtgaggtgtttagtgaactaaaaactgacgctagcggaaaaattgttgaaataaagtattataatattagttttttatgttaaaattaatctaataaatataattctgattaaaattaattttaagtattaattaataaatatttttagttattaattaataaaatattaatatttctttattttaagtattataactgttaaaatatttttgtagtattataactgttaaaatattttaagtattaaaattattttaatacgtaatctaataaatataatttttattaaaattaataaatataatttattataaaaaaaattaagtatattagaaaactgtatatataatattaaatagaaaactgtgtatatatattagtaaaattgtggggcccacattaattataataaaaatttaaagacAAATCATTACGTGGGCCCCacaattaaaaatttttttttaaaaaaaggtgtTGGCGGATCCGCCTATAGAAGCTCCTAAATGGAGCTTCTTATATTGCAGCGGAACCGCTGCAGCCGCTGCACCGTTTGGTGCAGCGGAAATGGAGACAGCGAtccgctgcaccaaacaggCACTATACCAATAACAGTTTAAACTCTAAAGCCTATGTAAAGACCAAGAGGCATGAAATATAGCCATTTGGGTTTAATTGGTAATCTTGAAATTAAACTGATATCAACTGTTATTGTATATGAAAAATGTTTAATTAAGGGTTTATGAAAATTATAATAAGATTGCAAAGGAAGGACAAAAGGTGTGGGGCAAGcacgcatacatatatatacacacacacacaaattttCTTATGTGAACCGAAATTTTCTGATGGCTGTTGTGTTACATCTTCTCAATTTGTACAAAATCTTCTCTTTTGATAAGTGGTGGAGTTGTGGGTGTTTGTGTGTGGACCAACCAACTCTACACCATGTTTGTCATTTGTCACTGCAGGAATAAAAAACCTGCTCCATAACACTATCATATCCTAAAAAACATAGTGCAAAGGACCACTCATTTAGGTGCCAACCggaaaaacaaaagacaaacataaaaagagaacaaaactagtgatgtatatatttatacacaTGGGTATAATATTGTGTGACGATCCATCAACGTCACCATGGATATTAGCTAGCTAAATTGGCAATGCCTGCCTGCAAGGAGAGCAGAGTTCAAGTGGCTCTCAATAATGGTAGTTTGTTGATTGCGCTCCCAATGTCTTTGAGTCGTAacgaattttttttgggtggctTGTAGTGATTACAACTTGTGTTTTCTTGTCCACATCATTTCTAGTACTGCAAAAAGTTGTCTCTTCTTCATTCTCTTATAAATGAAACTAGGAAAACTAATCAACAAGTATTTACTTTTAACGTAAAATCTTAGACAAAAGTTTCTAATTAAACATAACTCTAAACTAGTATCCTAATACAGACTCGCATCTATGAAATAAATATACAACTTATTCCACGTTATAGCTGAGTAGAAAATTCATACGCCTTGTTTGGATCTGATTCTGAACTATGACTGGAGTAACTTACTTTGTGTTACACAAAACTGCTCAGTGGCGTAAGCTACCTCAGGATGCAACCTTGCACAA
Proteins encoded in this window:
- the LOC119999310 gene encoding spermidine synthase, whose amino-acid sequence is MENPNAALRVFWFFPIIRFIYYKRQKTKIVWSRFDRSSTLPSSGVFGILRYSECVSVGVIMAQEGGALATDLPVKRPREDEENGVPVNTLSMETENNEELPDSISSVIPGWFSEISPMWPGEAHSLKVEKILFRGKSDYQDVMVFQSSTYGKVLVLDGVIQLTERDECAYQEMITHLPLCSIPSPKKVLVIGGGDGGVLREVSRHVSVEHIDICEIDKMVVDVSKEFFPQIAVGYEDPRVTLHIGDGVAFLKAVPEGTYDAVIVDSSDPIGPAQELFEKPFFESVAKALRPGGVVCTQAESIWLHMHIIEDIVANCRQVFKGSVNYAWTTVPTYPSGVIGFMLCSTEGPLVDFKHPVNPIDATDSCNKLKPLKFYNSEIHSAAFCLPTFAKRVIDAKK
- the LOC119999853 gene encoding NADPH-dependent alkenal/one oxidoreductase, chloroplastic, producing MEATLTATTASHLITSHTLPSTFPPRKFSLTFLGNQRKPISTLKQTSSSSSSSSSSHSPHLRVSANSQAAPASSSTETSKVASLPYEMKAWVYGEYGGVDVLKFDSSVSVPQVKEDQVLIKVVAAALNPVDAKRRQGKFKATDSPLPTVPGYDVAGVVVKVGSQVKDLKEGDEVYGDINEKALEGPKQFGSLAEFTAVEEKLLALKPKNLDFVQAAGLPLAIETAYEGLERTGFSAGKSILVLNGSGGVGSLVIQLAKHVFGASKVAATSSTGKLELLKSLGADLAIDYTKENFEDLPEKFDVVYDAIGQCDRAVKAIKDGGSVVALTGAVTPPGFRFVVTSNGDILKKINPYLENGKIKPVIDPKGQFPFSQVPEAFSYIETNRATGKVVIYPIP
- the LOC120000526 gene encoding uncharacterized protein At4g28440-like, with protein sequence MAEAKPGLRKPVFTKVDQLRPGTSGHTLVVKVVSTKMVVQKGRGDGPQSRQMRLAECLVGDETGMIIFTARNDQVDLMKEGSTLTLRNAKIDMFKNSMRLAVDKWGRVEVTEPASFTVKEDNNLSLIEYELINVVEE